The Salmo salar chromosome ssa19, Ssal_v3.1, whole genome shotgun sequence DNA window atcactgctgaaaaagatctgatgtgaaaaaatCTGATgtaattggtcaaaataccaattagtggaaaaaagataAAGGCTGAGACATTTCACTGTTGATAATACCCAAATTACCATATAAATTACAGTTTTCCGTTAGTGTACCACTACTGATCAAATGTCTACATAGTCAAGGCTTGTAAAAGAAATCAATTAAAATATGGATGTTTCTTCATAAAGGATTACTGCAACAGCGATAGGGGTACCCTAGCTGCTGTCCACAGCGTTGAAGAATACCAGCTTCTCCTTTCCATGGTGAAGCAGACCCAGAGTATCTCTGCTTATGCCTGGGTAGGACTGAATGATCTGGAGCAGGTAAAACAATCCTTAAGACTCATGTAGCACTTACCAAGGTCTTATTTCACATCTCTTTTATTTGGACATTTGATAAGTTACTACTGCCCTTCAAGAAGATGTTGATAACCTTGAAATGTTCTCCCTGACAGGAAGGGACTTATGTGTGGACTGATGGGTCATCCGTGGATTGGTTCTGGTCCAAAAGTGCCATAGCTCAGCAGTGGGGAGATGAAGACTGTGTGGCACTGAACTCTTATGCAGGTCAGTAAACTTTAAAAATTCACAGTAACGTATGATATGATATTTGTAATTTTCCATATTTGTCTCATTGAGCGAAGTGCTGTCGTTATTTCTCTGTTGCCTTCCACTGAGACTAACATGGACATTGTCCTCTACAGGGGCTGAGGGCTTCGATGACATCAAGTGTGACAGTGGCTGTACCTTTGTCTGCATGAGATTTGCTACGGGTGGAGTAGCCTAAGATGGCAGAGGAGTCCAACACCATCCACACAGTGTGCGAGTGTAAAGGGATTCGCCAACATACTCTGATTTTCTTTTCTGCTATCGCATGTAAACTCCTTTGCTTTGATTGAGGACCGGTTGAATACTTGAAAACAATATGATAAAAAGTGACCTAATGGCAATTACACTGTCTTTGGTTGCCATTGTCAATTGTTACATTTATTGTCGGGTTGATTCTACAATTGCATTTTCTCTCATGTTTTCTGTACTTTACTAGCCTTAAGCTACCAACCATCGAGGCACCCAAGGTTTTATCCACAAACAAACTAACTCACAACCGACCATTATCTAAGAACACAAACATGATAATGTTGAATGTACAGGGGAAATTAGTCTCAGCACATTTTTAATGGTTTGACTCTTATGGAATATTGAAAGAATTGGTGGAATTGTGTGATCCTGATTATCCGTCTTTGAATAAAACCTTTCAGCAGCACCCATTCTCAGGCATGGTCAATCTATTTTACATAGCATTTTCTATGTGATAGCTTGATTGATAGGTTTCTGGTACCTTGTACCATGTGTGAGACATCAAGGAGGTGATACTAACATCACATGGCGGTCGGTGCCCTTTAAGATGAGAGAGgaagatattttttttatgagcatggccttatttctattacaccatattggatgactgtcattcatattccattcacccagctcaatggaACATCGATAGATTTAGCCTACTAGCCACATGATACTTGAATTTCCCCTAtaaccatcatgaggttgctacaacgtAGTCTATGAATGAATGTTTaaaacgtaggtgcacacaggtccaGAGAaagatttgaggtgacagacagacatggaCAGACCATGAcatattcaataccgccttgcacactcttgcctgtatctagctgatctagggtgtaatcattagttctattggacaaattcaggtatgtttataacCGTTTCATTACGCTTTCTTCCattcaaaaacatttttcaaccgaATTGGCGGAATAGATACATCCCTGACCACAAgcaaacagttcactttcataacaAGACACACAGcttgttgtattccttctcacatctacaaGAAACAAACAgctcgttgtattccttctcgcaaaCAACttttccttctctcccctcttccttcacttgtggacttcaatgcacaacacatcagctgtctgtgaccaggcgaaaaaaaaccactccaagccaaaccttcctaTCATaacagctacacacagcctacatcgttgtcaccatattagctaaagtaacgtcatagtcaacatactgTAGCTAATGGAACTAACGTGTTAGCTAGTAAACCCGCtataatcatgcagtacagtcagTAAACAAATAGCAGTTACAACGGCGGGCCTGGTAGGCAATAAATTAGAAAAACTAAATTAAACTAACTAGCTTACCATGACTTGGAAAAGTTACAGTGTTGGATAGTCACagccagctagctaccatggtatccctctctgtttgagtaggctaaactagctaactGCATTTGCTACCTATGTAAATAACATTTAAagtaattaaaatatatatatagctagctctctaTCTCTTGTTACTCCTTAATTTTTAAAAGaaattgttcaaaactgttcaactattgtctttctctttgagtcaactactcaccacattttatacactgcagtgctagctagctgtagcttatgctttcagtactagattcattctctgatccgttcattggttggacaacatgtcagttcatgctgtaagagctctgataggttggaggatgtcctatGGAAGTTTTTATAATTACTGtggaagtctatggaaggggtgagaaccatgagcgtCACAGGTTTTGTATTGAATCAATGTACTCAGatgaggacggaagctagctgtcctccggctacaccatggtgctaccctacagaatgCTGTTgaagctactgtagacctttattgcaaaacagtgtgtttgaatcatttatttggtgacgtgaatatatttagtatagttttatctaaaaaggataacttttttattttttatgaaatcCTCTGAGGATTCTCCACTGGATGACATATAGCACCTTGCTGTAGTTGAGACCGGTCTGCTCACTCCCCAACGTGCACAGCTCACCACGCTAACTTCATTCAATGACTAAGCACAAAACCAGATACATAGAAACAACAGTGTAAAGTGAAGCATATTTTCCAAAGTGAACTTTCCAGACACATTTATTGGGCTGATAACATTACTCAAACACAGTGTAAGACCATTGTAAGCAATAAAACAGGCTTCAGCTCAGAACTGCTTCCACAATTCAAAGTGCACCAAGCGTTTGAAGGTCCATTGCAGCCGGTgttaatctcaatatcaaatcatttctggataacaattaagtaccttactgtgattattttcaattaaaatggccaaaaataaacaaaaatagcttcttagcaaagggcaatttctcaagcaagaattttgctagacCTGTCTGGGATTGGTCTGATTGGGGAGGGTAAAAGGGACAATTAGTTGTTATTCtctgagaggtttggaactctttcagtgtattaactaatttactgcatggtgatgtcaccgtGGAAGGCcgaaactccatcccaccaaaacaggctgaaatttcaggcggtcttttcaaacagctcttacactaaaagggcattatcataattttcacaatttcacagtattattccaacctcatagtatggatatataaaacacaagaaatcacatttttgactgcactgggcctttaaaatactcatctttttttatcctcttaatatatcttttaaaatgtttatttgtatttttctttACATATTCAGTTTTTCAGCAGTACTGATAATTATACTATATACAACAAAGGCCAAGACACTCATCGGTTCATCAGTTAGACAGAAGATCCTTTCCCGTTGTTCCTTTCATAATGACCTACTATCACAAGGCAAGAATGTAAGGTCTAGCTCTCTTGGGTTGTTGCAGTCGGCATGCCTTGTAGGTGACGGTGATGACGATGCAGCTATGAGCCTTGAAGACCTTCTCTGTCTAAACCACTAGGGGCATTGTCTTGATAAGTCCTTAAGATCTCATTGGTAGCAAGGTGTCTATGTACAAAGGCTAAAAGTCCCAATCAGTCCTACTGAGTCCGTGTGAAGAAGAGGCTGTATGAAATAAATGCTTCAGTGTTTTTGTACgttttaaacattttgttatCTCCCAAAAAAGTATCAGTATCAAAACAGGTTTCATAATAGATATATTTGTACTGGACGTGTCAGTTAGTATGTGTTGGAATTCAAATAGTTCTTGATGTACGTATGAAAAGTAGTAGTCTCTTTGCAAAGCAACACAAAGTCTTTTACTTGATAATGTTCagtttctttttttctctttttacATGAAATAATCTTAGATGAGATGCAGCCTTGGTGCGGTTTCCAGttgtttccttccttccttctttccttccttctctctctctctctctctctctctctctctctcatatccccctcctgtctctgtcaTTGTGTCTTATTTCTGTGCTCACCCAAGAGACACTACTTTAGCAGCCACTCATTcactggaagagaggagagggacagggtgaGAAGAACACTACTTTCTATGCACATGCACGTTTAGCACGGAGCCCCTTTCTATCCTGCAGCATCTATAACATTCATTTTAACATGGCAATACATTGTTAGGATTGAGACAGAATGCATTGAACATAGCGATATGGTGCTGTGGTGTCCATGTTAATATTAGCAATGTACGCTAAATAACAACATTTCTACAGTATCTGTTAGTTAGCATTCTGTTAGCATcccaatatatacactgctcaaaaaaataaagggaacacataaacaacacaatgtaactccaagtcaatcacacttctgtgaaatcaaactgtccacttaggaagcaacactgattgacaataaatttcacatgctgttgtgcaaatggagtagacaacaggtggaaattataggcaattagcaagacacccccaataaaggagtggttctgcaggtggagactacagaccacttctcagttcctatgcttcctggctgatgttttggtcacttttgaatgctggcggtgctttcactctagtggtagcatgagacggagtctacaacccacacaagtggctcaggtagtgcagctcatccaggatggcacatcaatgcgagctgtggcaagaaggtttgctgtgtctgtcagcgtagtgtccagagcatggaggcactaccaggagacaggccagtacatcaggagacgtggaggaggccgtaggagggcaacaacccagcagcaggaccgctacctccgcatttgtgcaaggaggagcaggagaagcactgccagagccctgcaaaatgacctccagcaggccacaaatgtgcatgttaaggctcaaacggtcagaaacagactccttgagggtggtatgagggcccgacgtccacaggtgggggttgtgcttacagcccaacaccgtgcaggacgtttgacatttgccagagaacaccaagattggcaaattcgccactggcgccctgtgctcttcacagatgaaagcaggttcacactgagcacatgtgacagacgtgacagtctggagacgccgtggagagcgttctgctgcctgcaacatcctccagcatgaccggtttggcagtgggtcagtcatggtgtggggtggggtggcatttctttggggagccgcacagccctccatgtgctcgccagaggtagcctgactgccattaggtaccgagatgagatcctcagaccacttgtgagaccatatgctggtgcggttggccctgggttccccctaatgcaagacaatgctagacctcatgtggctggagtgtgtcagcagttcctgcaagaggaaggcattgatgctatggactggcctgcccgttccccagacctgaatccaattgagcacatcatgtctcgctccatccaccaacgccacgtttcaccacagactgtccaggagttggcggatgctttagtccaggtctgggaggagatccctcaggagaccatccgccacctcatcaggagcatgcccaggcgttgtagggaggtcatacaggcacgtggaggccacacacactactgagcctcattttgacttgttttaaggacattacatcaaagttggatcagcctgtagtgtggttttccactttaattttgagtgtgactccaaatccagacctccatgggttgataaattggatttccattgattctttttgtgtgattttgttgtcagcacattcaactatgtaaagaaaaaagtatttaataagattatttctttcattcagatctaggatgtgttgtttaagtgttccctttatttttttgagcagtatatttcccaTTCAATTAGCCCACTGACACCTAGCTATGAGGGGGTTGACTTTCCCCTGCCTTCAAGGTTTAACCCTAGATTAACATGTACAACTAGTGTAATTAAAGACAAGAGACAACCCTGCTGCTATTGTGCTGCTTCTGTTTACTCTCTGGGGGCTGGTTGGAGAGGTAGAGTaccacatactgtgtgtgtgtgtgtgtgtgtgtgggggggtaagcCTGATTATGTGTGGGTGCACACATTCTTCACattcttgtgtgtgtctgtgtgtgtgtgtgtgtgtgtgtgtgtgtgtgtgtgtgtgtgtgtgtctgtctgtctgtctgtctgtctgtctgtctgtgtgtctgtgtgtgtgtgtgtgtatgtgtttcaatCTCTCAACAACTGCTGCACAGAATAAGAATTTCATCAGAGAGCGAGAGGataagagaacagaacagtctggctacagtacagtagatcctGGAAGAAGAATACAATGAATAATGGGGGTTTACCTCTTGCCCTCACTGTATATACGCTTCAGGGGTAAAATTCACATTTTGTGCAGCAGTTGCCCAGATATATTGGctgaaacagaggagaggagatgataaACAGACTGCATGCGAGTCCCTGAATCACACTGAGATGCTGAGTTGTCTTTGTAGTTATGAAGTAGTTTGGCCCACAATCTCAGATGCCGTTTGGAAATATTGCTATAATATCACGATAAGTAATATACAATCATTATTTTTATATCTATAAACGTTAAGGCTATACTTACAAAGCTGATAAGACTATCTTTTAGGTAGTATTTTGCTTTATGAGGGGCACAAGCAGCCATATAGAAAACAACCAACGTAAATGTCCATGTCTCTTTCACCGCCATTTTGTAAATGTCTGCTAGTCAGTTTAAATAAATTGCTAACAAAATGGCAGTGGTGGGTGGATTGGAGCTGTGTTTACCTCGGTACTGGAGCTTCTGGGCCCTGTTGTTGGGACAGTCTTTGCCCTGCATGCTGAAGTTGATGTTGGTCCGGATGCAGCGGTTGTTCAGAGGTTGGACCGGGCGAACGTTGTCGCTCATACTCAGGAAGATCTGAGATGGCTGGTTCTGACTCAACAGTCGTAAAGAGTgcatctggagaggagagaggaggagaggtgagggaagGGAGGTCCATGAACAAAGAAGATGGAAAGGTAGAGTATGTAAATGAAGGGAAGGAACGAGAGAGGTTAGGGAAGCAGAGATGAGAGGGGATCGGAAGTGAAGAAAAGGCATTATTTCAGTATGAATGGGAGAACAATCCATGTGGAGGAACATAATTGCTGTTTGACAGTCTTATGTAACTAAGCAGTAAGAAGCTACTGTAGAGACAGACCTGCATTTGTGTGATGTACACCGGCTTATTCATCAGGATCCACGTGGCTGTCTCAAAGCAAGGCGGGATGGTCATTGACCCGTCATATGTGATAAAACTAGaggtttctgggtaaatctcctCGATGTTCAGGCCCATCAGCAAATATGCATCATCTGGAGAAGATGGACAAGATAGACAGGTTTCAATATTACATCTTAATATTCTATTATAGCAGAGTTcttcagtcctggtcctggagagttacagacTTCTTgagtcctggtcctggagagctacagacTTCTTCAGTCCTGGTCCTAGAGAGCTACAGAGATCTTCAAGCCTGGCCCTGGAGAGCTACAGAGTTcttcagtcctggtcctggagagttacagagTTCTTgagtcctggtcctggagagctacagacttcttcagtcctggtcctggagagctacaaAGTTcttcagtcctggtcctggagagctacagagttcttcagtcctggtcctggagagctacagagtTCTTCAGTCCTGGCCCTGGAGAGCTACAGAGTTcttcagtcctggtcctggagagctacagagtTCTTCAGTCCTGGCCCTGGAGAGCTACAGAGTTcttcagtcctggtcctggagagctacagacttcttcagtcctggtcctggagagctacagagttcttcagtcctggtcctggagagctacagagtTCTTCAGTCCTGGCCCTAGAGCGCTACAGAGTTcttcagtcctggtcctggagagctacagagttcttcagtcctggtcctggagagctacagagttcttcagtcctggtcctggagagctacagagttcttcagtcctggtcctggagagctacagagtGTGCATGTGTCCTAGCTCAGGTCCAACACAAGCACTTACTAGTTGAAATAGATGCGTTTGTGCTAGGCTGGAACAAAACCCTGCATCCCGTGTGGGTCCCTAGTTCCAGTATTGTAGAACATTGCATTGCAAGCTTGTCTTAATCACATTTCATGTCCTCTCAAGCTAAAATTTAGTTTAGAATATACATGATATATTTGTCTTAAAGTGTCAaaatgtcacgaatcccaccgaaggtggctccctgcctgctcgggcgacgctcggcggtcgtcgtcaccgacctactagccgccgctgatccttttttccatttcgtttggtttgtcttattgtttgcacctgttcctcatttgtctttagattttggttatttaagcctggttagcccgcccagtgttgtgcgggattattttagcgtcaggttgtgtttttgcattggatgtgctggcgatttatGACTCTGATATTGTAGGCTGGCTGTGCACCTGTTTTGGGCACTTGGCATTTTTTCCACGCCGTTTGTGTTGGCGTTGTTCGTGTTGTGTTTTTgattaaaataaacacacagttccgtacctctgctctctgcgccggactcctaccaccactcctagcaatcgtCTGACACAAAATGTTTTACATCCACTCTAACCGATGTGTTCATCATTTGCATGTAGACGTTTTGCAAATTGCTAATTTCACATTGAGCTGGTATTTCTCAGACTTGCACGACAGGCTGTTGGTATAGCAGACTACACGACAGGCTGTTGGTATAGCAGACTACACGACAGGCTGTTGGTATAGCAGACTGCTTGACAACCCCCCTTGTTTTTCATccatcccctaattggagtaaactaatggacaaaaacgcttaggcttctacttccagtttatacatactatatacattttacagacacagtatattttacaatagttatcttttgcttgtttttagtcccatccttcagctactctcaacccctcccatatacagtaccagtcaaaagttagaacacctactcattccaggggtttttctttattttaaaatgttttacattgtagaatagtagagacatcaaaactatgaaataacacatatcaaatcaaagtttatttgtcacgtgcgccgaatacaacaggtgtagactgtcgtgtctttggcatcaataaagtgaagactgttattttatcaaatcaattctctgtaattattattacgtgattaaactaatcatttaaatgtaattaactaggaagtcggggcaccaaggaaaatcttcggattacaaagttataattttcctaatataactcttcagatattttaatatctgatcaattagtcttctaatgaatgaattattctttacctcacgttagtctcattccaaatgccgtaaattgttggttatctgcacgaacccagcctttactataaatcatccatacgccaattgtcttaatcatttatttagtaattaactaaataatcacagaaatgcataaacagacaacacagtAGACATggaggaaatgataggggaggttccctagtgggctaagccatatgacggcttggtggacaaagggaagtgggtgtggactgaaaAGGGCAGAAAAGACAAAAGgagtcactacacagttgataattatattaattgaaatgttaatcctttgcacatgaacactcactcattcaggaataattgcaatcaatcaatatatttacgcccagtgtgtcgtcgtgatctctgttggaatcgttcgtatgtctgttggagagttcgtccgagcgtctctctctctctctctgcctttcgtGGTTAGAATGCATACTTCCGAGTACCATTCAAGAAATGTTTTCATAGATAGGTGTTTCGGTGGTTGTCAGTCTTCGCATCCCAGGttgacataatttctagctgcagactagtaagtAGTATCTAAggtttgctcttattctgtcgggatcgatagtctcagagttcaATCATTTCCacccgtgtagccaatgctccacatggtatggttaggaattcaacaaccattgcAACCTTGGCTTACGCTGAGGTTTTtgtggtctgaagaggatttcttCAGGTGGGGTTTTTATTtgtaacagtagaaaagggctaTTCCATGATGCAAgctcatgtctgtgctcacgggggcgggccaatgacttggttaaactttaaagggaatacaattctctttcattaaaggtttaacatcaccttacatcatttcacaaatagtttcatctttacccattcattttatacaagaattagatgaGAAATGTACATATTCAGAGATCTAGTtatgtgtttcctgtcctctctgaggtcaccaaatgaaacacactcatcatacccgtcccttaagtgtccacggaccattcccaccttctcacaagtggaccttttgtatcaaattcccattatggggatttaggagtttgccatgtgaaatcctttgttctctctatgtggCTCTctttctgcatggagagagtctcctccaggaatttatgacctgagataacagaacctggatgtaggagagagagagagggggggatgccacgatctatacccagaaagggccatGTCATGACAAGACCTTACAGTgatatgcttacttacaagccctaagcAACAGTGAAATTTGTAAgtaaaaaaataggtattaggtaaacaatagattaaaaaaagaaataaaaaaacctgtaaaatgacagtgaaaataacagtagcgaggctatatacaggtggtaccggtacagagtcaatgtgcgggagcaccggttagtcgggctggtGGGGGgagtggtgggacacaatgcaaatagtccgggtagccatttgattacctgttcaggagtcttatggcttgggggtaaaagatgttgagaagccttttggtcctagacttggcactccagtaccgattgccatgcggtagcagagagaacagtctatgattggggtggctggggtctttgacaattgttagggccttcctctgacactgcctggtgtagaggtcctggatggtaggcaacttagccccagtgatgtactgggccatacgcactatcctctgtagtgccttgcggtctgaggccgagcagttgccataccaggcagtgatgcaaccagtcaggatgctcttgatgttgcagctgtagaaccttttgaggatctgaggactaatgccaaatcttttcagtctccttagTCTccttgttgtgccctcttcatgtagtaacaaaaaaatatatttaatatttgatattcttcaaagtagccaccgtttgccttgatgacagcttcgcatATGGGGGTGTGGCTTccagatagttatttttggcaACACGTGAGCATATATGTCATTCATGTTCATCATGGTATTATAAGAAAGTGTTAACTATCCCAACAGTGGGATATGCATTGGCACTTAAAAGATACTCATACACTTGTGTAAACCCTATTAAAGCTACAAAAGTGTCAGTTCCCAACCTTAACATATGTTGACAATACAACAGAATAGATTAACCGGAATAACATTTACTAtcacgggtggccaaaaataactatctaAAAGCCATGACCCTGCTAAACCCCacctccagtcttctgatctgacctGGTAGATCATAGCTCACTAACCCAatgtgtgttctgtccaatatttacccaaattgggttgtttttaaGCTAGCATTTTTAGTGTGTAGAATTTctgcatctctcttctctctgtccctatttatccctctctccatcattctctctctccataacttgttctctctctctctctctactacgcTAACACACTCAATATGTAGTCATCTGTTGTGGCTTCAGTTTATAATAAAAGGTACTATGTTTGCTGTGACGAGGTCACAGTAGCTGCTCCTTCTATTTAGACTGGGAGTTTAGCTGCTATTCACTTTCACAAAGTGTATCTatctagactagaacaacaaCATCAGCATGCTCACCAGCCCCTAGCCTACAGGTAAGACATATACACCCTGAAAGgtaaagaaaaacaaaaaagaCAATCCTTAATCTGTGAACATCAATCATGTTTCTATTATATTACCACCTCACCCCTGCAGTCTTGTTACTCCCACTCCGCCACCACACATCTCTGGAATCCGCGTTGGCATTAATCATTCCATTTGgatgctgtgtttgtgtgtgcgtatgtgcgtgcGAGGTTATGACAGCTCGTTGATGCCTCTGAGACCTCCAATGCACTGGGGGTCACTGTATTTACTCAGCCTCTCCTCAACCCCATTAATCCAACTGTTTCTCTTCTCTGAGCAGCCATGTGCCTTTCTAATATGGCCGTCTAACAGCCCTAgctgtctctactgtagtctctCCAACTACTCTTTGACCTGTTCCACTGTGTTTCTCCCTACAGTACATTTGCATCTCTACTTACTTTTATATGTTATTCTTGTGATGGTGTCTCTATTCAACATTCGATTCAGGAATGCATTTGAAGTCTCCGCAATCTGGAAtgcgagagaagagaaagaatcaCCCATAGACAGTCACATCAAAGCCAGTCACACACATCGCAAATGACTTCCATATTCCACAATCTCGACAGTGCATTACAAAATTAACCAAAACGCACTAACAATATGACACCAGCAATTCAAGTGCATTCGCTTTAGGGCCAAATCTTAACTTGAGGCAAGCATGCATCAAATCTCCCCTTGACTTCAATGCATGATTTACGCGCATAATACAAGTTGCACCAGTCCGTCTCAAGGAAG harbors:
- the LOC106578890 gene encoding snaclec 1 encodes the protein MGVVTVSVLACLLLTLLGTGALPHNPHYVCPSGYTGPDSAIPHCYRMVNKQMGWQQALDYCNSDRGTLAAVHSVEEYQLLLSMVKQTQSISAYAWVGLNDLEQEGTYVWTDGSSVDWFWSKSAIAQQWGDEDCVALNSYAGAEGFDDIKCDSGCTFVCMRFATGGVA